The Punica granatum isolate Tunisia-2019 chromosome 4, ASM765513v2, whole genome shotgun sequence genome has a window encoding:
- the LOC116205606 gene encoding S-type anion channel SLAH2-like produces the protein METAKDFSSPRQATHEAPQSSHTQEADDQRNSHRWSELQLLSPIRKETELCVVQGLSGEPAQSKRSRRMHSISISMPCSPLEDQHLCLKQAPFSDYGGRIPSCGYRDTSAPRIRSMPLPDMTKDRRFNSFKTWSGKLEQQLPNLRGKPQEGKPEDLILQNADMEILPVERYFDALQGPELDCLRASEEIVLPQDEQWPFLLRFPISSFGICLGISSQAIMWKAAGASPSLKILHIYLHVNIFIWLTSAALIVTVSVTYLLKLIFYFEAVRREYHHPVRVNYFFAPWISLLFLAIGAPSSICKNLSTIVWYLLMAPIFCLELKIYGQWMLGGQRRLSRVANPSNHLAVIGNFVGALLGSSMGLREGPLFFFAIGLAHYSVLFVTLYQRLPTNETLPKELHPVFFLFVAAPSVASMALAKIQGSFGFSSRIVYFVALFLYITLVVRVNFFRGFRFSLAWWAYTFPLTGLSIATITYMNETSNLVTRLLSLALFSAATITVAILLVTTIFHAFVLQDLFPNDIAIAISEKGPKTNRKRQHSQGISKSKANEGLLKFASADSHDVEAALRSTAK, from the exons ATGGAAACCGCCAAAGATTTTTCTTCCCCGAGGCAAGCAACTCACGAAGCTCCCCAATCCAGTCATACTCAAGAAGCTGATGACCAGAGAAACTCCCATCGATGGAGTGAACTCCAACTTCTGAGCCCAATAAGAAAA GAAACCGAATTGTGTGTGGTCCAGGGCCTCAGCGGTGAGCCAGCTCAAAGCAAGAGGAGTCGAAGGATGCACTCGATTTCTATTAGCATGCCATGTTCTCCTTTGGAAGATCAACATCTTTGCCTGAAACAAGCTCCTTTCAGTGATTATGGTGGTAGAATTCCGAGCTGCGGTTACAGAGATACTTCAGCCCCTAGGATTAGGAGTATGCCACTACCGGATATGACGAAGGACAGGAGATTTAATTCATTCAAAACGTGGTCAGGAAAGCTCGAGCAGCAGCTGCCAaatttacgtggaaaaccacAGGAAGGGAAGCCAGAGGATTTAATATTGCAAAACGCAGACATGGAAATATTACCCGTGGAGAGATATTTTGATGCACTACAGGGGCCCGAACTCGACTGTCTCAGG GCTTCAGAGGAAATTGTTCTTCCACAAGACGAGCAATGGCCATTTCTGCTTCGGTTCCCGATCTCTTCATTCGGGATCTGTCTTGGGATCAGCAGTCAAGCCATAATGTGGAAGGCTGCAGGAGCGTCACCCTCCTTGAAAATTCTCCACATCTACCTCCACGTAAATATCTTCATATGGTTAACTTCGGCGGCTCTCATTGTGACCGTCTCTGTAACATACCTCCTTAAATTGATCTTCTACTTCGAAGCCGTTCGAAGGGAGTATCACCACCCTGTACGGGTCAATTACTTCTTTGCCCCGTGgatctctctcctctttttgGCCATTGGAGCTCCATCCTCAATTTGTAAGAACCTCAGTACGATAGTTTGGTACCTTCTTATGGCTCCAATCTTCTGTCTTGAGCTCAAAATATATGGGCAGTGGATGCTTGGAGGACAGAGGAGGCTTTCAAGGGTTGCCAACCCCTCGAACCATCTTGCGGTCATCGGGAACTTTGTGGGGGCCCTGTTAGGTTCTTCGATGGGTTTAAGGGAAGGACCTTTGTTCTTCTTCGCCATCGGGCTAGCGCATTATAGTGTCCTATTCGTGACTCTCTATCAGAGGCTCCCGACCAATGAGACGCTCCCAAAGGAGCTCCATCCAGTGTTTTTCCTCTTTGTCGCGGCTCCCAGCGTTGCCTCCATGGCCTTGGCAAAAATTCAAGGGTCTTTCGGCTTCAGCTCAAGGATTGTTTACTTCGTAGCACTGTTCCTTTATATCACACTC GTGGTTCGGGTGAATTTCTTCCGAGGCTTCAG ATTCTCATTGGCATGGTGGGCTTACACATTTCCATTGACGGGCCTGTCCATTGCCACCATCACATACATGAACGAGACAAGCAATTTGGTAACCCGATTGCTATCTTTAGCACTCTTCTCCGCCGCCACAATAACAGTTGCTATTCTACTTGTAACAACCATATTCCATGCCTTTGTGCTCCAAGACCTTTTCCCGAATGATATTGCCATTGCTATCAGTGAAAAAGGGCCTAAAACGAACAGGAAAAGGCAACACAGCCAAGGAATTTCAAAGTCCAAAGCTAATGAAGGTTTGTTGAAGTTTGCAAGCGCAGATAGTCATGATGTTGAAGCTGCTCTGAGATCAACAGCTAAGTAG